The genomic stretch AGGGCTACGGTGAGTATACATATAGTTTTGATCATCTGAAAGCTCCTGAAAAGCTGGTGAGACCCCGCTTCCTGATCCGTAGACAACATGTAGTTGAGCGGTTGGCGGCCGCGGTGAATCGCGGTTGTTGTATATTTTTCAATTAAAACATATTTTGCTTCTTAGTTGTCTAGTCAATTGCTGAAGAACATATGATTGGTAAGTTAGTCTACTCATTAATGTAACTCCGCTAATGCTTGAATAGGGAATAAACGAAAATCCAGAATGTGGTATCAATCCAATGGCACATATCCAACAACAGACCAAGTTGATCCATCGTACTTTACCTCCCTTACTTTTCCATCTACCATGTAATAACAGCGGGCCATGTCGTATTTGGATTGTATAGGAGTTATAACATAGTCGGTTGCAGTAAGGCACGTAATATCGGTTCCGTCGTCGGGACTTCCAAGGGCATCTGGCGTCGATGAGGTTTGCCACCCGTTGTTGTCGTCATTCTTGGTCATTTGGAGAACAGTGCCATTCCTCCATAAAACATAGAAATTCATCAGGCTGTCCAGGTTTCTAGCAGTCTTGGGGATAGCAAACGCGCCGATGGCTGCTTGCAGCGGGATGGAGACGTTGGGTGCTGGGTCATCTGCAAATACATGTCAAATATAAGTAAAGCGCCccgaaaacaaaaactcGGTTTGTCAAATCTCACCCGCAACTGCGTCTGCGGTGGCGTTATGCCTCATCTCCGCAAAAAGCGTATGATCATCTCGTTGATAGATGAAATTGGCGCTGCCGGTCCTTGATCCCCACCATGGGACTTCTACCAGTGCCGAATGATTGACGGCCGAGAGGTTCAAGATTTTGTGGGCCCAATGGTTTTGTACTGAATAGTAGGCTTCTTCTAAT from Trichoderma atroviride chromosome 3, complete sequence encodes the following:
- a CDS encoding uncharacterized protein (EggNog:ENOG41), yielding MSTRLAAHWPSVVFQNEVNGLEEAYYSVQNHWAHKILNLSAVNHSALVEVPWWGSRTGSANFIYQRDDHTLFAEMRHNATADAVADDPAPNVSIPLQAAIGAFAIPKTARNLDSLMNFYVLWRNGTVLQMTKNDDNNGWQTSSTPDALGSPDDGTDITCLTATDYVITPIQSKYDMARCYYMVDGKVREVKYDGSTWSVVGYVPLD